GTTGTTACATCCTCGTGGCTTGCCGACCTCTGTGTCGAAGTCAATATTGTGTGCGAAGTCAATATCTTTGAACGGAGAGAGCCATGTGCCTAGTGCGATGTCCTCATTGTTGTATGGATGAAGGAATTTGGCTTGAGATAGTAATCGATCCACTAAGACACGAGAGAGTATGTAGCCACCCGAGTGGGCATATCGTATAAATTGATCACATAGAAACCAGTCCGGTTCAGGAAGCCTGTCATTGGTTTTTGGGTCTTTGTTTCCTTCAAAATATCCCAGGTAGGAATTTAATTTTTTTTCGAGTAGCTCATGAAGTACTTGTTTATTGAGTTTATCGATCTGGATGTACATGTTGTCTCTGGTCTTCATTAAATATTGATAGCGATATTTTTGAGTAGACCATACCATTTCAAATAGCAACAGCTCACTTTCAGGAGTAATAGCACTGTCTGTTAACACCACCATGTCTTTGTGATTGGCACTCTCGTCATCAAGCGCTTTTCGTTCTTTTGATGACAAATCTAAGCCAGGAATGGTGAATCGTACAAGAATTTTGTTCTGTGATAATGTGTTGTGGGCGTCCTTCATCCAGGTCTCTCTAATGGCGTTTCGTCTTACAAATCCATTTGGTTTGGAGTAAACGAGTATAAGCAGCGCTAACGGGCTGGGTACCTCTGAGGACTTGTTGATGCAATAGTCGATGGTTTTAATGCTGTACGGCCTTTCAATTGTGGACATGAGCAGTGCTGACACAGGCCTCACCTCACGCGTAGAGGTCAAAGAAAATACAGAGGAGGTGTCTTCAGGTGATTGGCTGTACACTATGACTGTTGCTAAGATGGCCACACCTACAAACAAAAAGATTACACCCAAAGCAAAGCAAATGAATCCACATGAGTCATCGTCTTCAT
This genomic stretch from Halichondria panicea chromosome 16, odHalPani1.1, whole genome shotgun sequence harbors:
- the LOC135350064 gene encoding beta-1,3-galactosyltransferase 6-like encodes the protein MSKSLNSEPPYSRDKSNQYEYDDDEDDDSCGFICFALGVIFLFVGVAILATVIVYSQSPEDTSSVFSLTSTREVRPVSALLMSTIERPYSIKTIDYCINKSSEVPSPLALLILVYSKPNGFVRRNAIRETWMKDAHNTLSQNKILVRFTIPGLDLSSKERKALDDESANHKDMVVLTDSAITPESELLLFEMVWSTQKYRYQYLMKTRDNMYIQIDKLNKQVLHELLEKKLNSYLGYFEGNKDPKTNDRLPEPDWFLCDQFIRYAHSGGYILSRVLVDRLLSQAKFLHPYNNEDIALGTWLSPFKDIDFAHNIDFDTEVGKPRGCNNKLIVFQPADNEEMSVVAKRLEATGNCCDSEFYKTRPHSYDFFVLPSKCCTEL